Genomic DNA from Catellatospora sp. TT07R-123:
GGCCAACGGCGCCGGTCCGGCGTCGACCGGCAGGTCCACCACGCTGCCGAATGCCATGTCGCCTCGCACGTGCTGCATGTCGCCTCCTCGGCCACGGGCGGCGACGGCGCCGCCCCGGCATCGGCATTCCCGCCGTGGCACGGGGCAAACATCGTCGCCGTCAGCGGCGGCAGCGGCGGGCGGTCACGCCCGCTGGTACTCCTCCCAGGTCACCTTCGGGTCGACCACCGGGCCGTCGTCGGGCGCGTGGTTGGCGAGCCCGTTGAAGCCCAGGTAGTAGTCCCCGGCCTGGTTGCGGGCCGGAGCCGACAGGTCGGTGTCGGCCAGTGCGATCGCGTGGATGTGGTACGGCCAGTCGCCCTGAGACGGGGTCCGCACCCAGGCGGCGAAGCCGACCTGCCGCAGCCTCCTGGCCACGGTGGTCCGCACCGCGGCGGTCATCCCGGTGACCGAGACGTCCAGCGCGCCCCCGCCGTCGTGGGTGCCCGCCGACGTCGGATCGTTGCCCGGACTGTACGACCCCTGGTCGAAGCTCAGCGTGAACCCGAGCAGCCGCTCGGCCTCCAGCACCATGGCCTTGGTGCGGGCGTTGACGGGCACGCCCCGGAAGGTCGAGCGCGCCCCGGGCGAGATGGACCGGATCACCGTGTACCGCTGGTCGCCGAGCAGCCGCAGCGAGGTCGGCCCCGGCAGGCCGGTCGCGTCGAGCCCGGTGTATCCCAGCGACCGCTGGTAGGCGGCGTAGGCGTCGATCGTCTTGGTGCCGAAGTGCCCGTCGACGTAGGCCGCGGCGAGCAGGCCGAGGTCTCGCAGCGCCCGCTCCACCAGCAGCACGCTGTCGCGGCTGCCCGGGGTGATCGCGGTGTCGGCCCGCCGGGGGTCGATCTGCGCCGCCTTGACGACCGCCTCCATGTCGACGGTCGGCAGCGCGGCGTGCACCGGCACCGCCCCGCTCGCCGCCGCCAGCGCACCGGCCAGTGCGGCCGCGGCCAGGGCTCTCCTCGTGGGCATCGCGCCTCCCAGAATACGGCGGCGTCCTGATCGGAGCCGCCTGTGTCGATGTCGGCACGACCGTAGGGCAGGGCACTACACGAGCGGTACAAGGTCGCTACAGCACCGCGGCCCCGGCCGGCGGGGCCGGGGGCGCGGCTCATGGGCCACCGCGCCGAGTACGCGGTATGGAAACAGCGTTTCCAAACTGCTACGCTCGGCGCCCGGCGGTGCGCGGCAGCCCGCGGCGATCGGAGGCAGGACGTGCCCATCCACCTCAAGACGGCCCCACCGGTCTCGGCGAGCACACCGGCAGGGGTGCGCGAGACCGTGGCCGCGATCATCGCCGACGTGCGGCAGCGCGGCGATCAGGCGGTGCGGGAACTGTCGGCGCGGTTCGACTCGTGGAGCCCGGACCGGTTCCGGCTGGCGCCCGACGAGGTCGACCGCATCGTCGCCGGTGTGCCGGCCCAGGTGCTCGACGACATCCGTACGGCGCAGGCCAACGTGCGCGCCTTCGCCGAGCACCAGCGCCGGTCGCTGCACGACTTCGAGGTCGAGACCTCGCCCGGTGTCCGGCTCGGCCAGCGCAGCATCCCGGTGGCGGCGGCCGGGGCCTACATCCCGGGCGGCCGATACCCCCTGGTCGCCTCGGCCCACATGACCATCGTCACCGCCAAGGTCGCCGGAGTGGAGCGCGTGGCCGCGTGCACGCCGCCGATCCGCGGGCAGGTGCCCGCCGCGACCGTGGCCGCGATGCATCTGGCCGGTGCGGACGAGATCTACCTGCTCGGCGGCGTCCAGGCCGTCGCCGCCCTGGCCCTGGGCACCGAGACCCTCGCCCCGGTCGCCATGATCTCCGGACCCGGCAACGCGTACGTGGCCGAGGCCAAGCGGCAGCTGTTCGGCGAGGTCGGCATCGATCTGCTGGCCGGGCCCACCGAGATCCTGATCATCGCCGACGACGCCGCCGACCCGTTCGTGGTCGCGGTCGACCTGCTGAGCCAGGCCGAACACGGCCCGGACTCCCCCGCCATCCTCATCACCACCTCGCGGCCGCTGGGCGAGCAGGTGATCGCCCACGTCGAGCAGCTGCTGCCGACGATGCCGACCCGCGACTTCGCCGGCCCCGCGTGGCGCGACCACGGCCAGGTCCTCGTCGTGGCCGACCTGGCCGAGGCGTACGCGGTCGCCGACGGGTTCGCGTGCGAGCACGTGCAGGTGCTGACCCGCGAGCCGCGGCAGGCCCTGGACCGGATGCGCAACTACGGCGCGCTGT
This window encodes:
- the hisD gene encoding histidinol dehydrogenase gives rise to the protein MPIHLKTAPPVSASTPAGVRETVAAIIADVRQRGDQAVRELSARFDSWSPDRFRLAPDEVDRIVAGVPAQVLDDIRTAQANVRAFAEHQRRSLHDFEVETSPGVRLGQRSIPVAAAGAYIPGGRYPLVASAHMTIVTAKVAGVERVAACTPPIRGQVPAATVAAMHLAGADEIYLLGGVQAVAALALGTETLAPVAMISGPGNAYVAEAKRQLFGEVGIDLLAGPTEILIIADDAADPFVVAVDLLSQAEHGPDSPAILITTSRPLGEQVIAHVEQLLPTMPTRDFAGPAWRDHGQVLVVADLAEAYAVADGFACEHVQVLTREPRQALDRMRNYGALFLGEATCVSYGDKVIGTNHTLPTRQGARYTGGLWVGRYLKTVTYQEVLEPAASVELGRLCGRASRVELFEGHARSGDVRAAKYGGDELAWSDHRWTRP
- a CDS encoding peptidoglycan-binding protein; this translates as MPTRRALAAAALAGALAAASGAVPVHAALPTVDMEAVVKAAQIDPRRADTAITPGSRDSVLLVERALRDLGLLAAAYVDGHFGTKTIDAYAAYQRSLGYTGLDATGLPGPTSLRLLGDQRYTVIRSISPGARSTFRGVPVNARTKAMVLEAERLLGFTLSFDQGSYSPGNDPTSAGTHDGGGALDVSVTGMTAAVRTTVARRLRQVGFAAWVRTPSQGDWPYHIHAIALADTDLSAPARNQAGDYYLGFNGLANHAPDDGPVVDPKVTWEEYQRA